Proteins from a single region of Aythya fuligula isolate bAytFul2 chromosome 3, bAytFul2.pri, whole genome shotgun sequence:
- the CCN2 gene encoding CCN family member 2, which translates to MSASSLAAALLLLVALLGPDEARGQECSGQCQCGAGPGPSCPAGVSLVLDGCGCCRVCAKQLGELCTERDPCDHHKGLFCDFGSPANRRIGVCTARDGAPCVFGGMVYRSGESFQSSCKYQCTCLDGAVGCVPLCSMDVRLPSPDCPFPRRVKLPGKCCEEWVCDEPKEQTAVGPALAAYRLEDTYGPDPTMMRANCLVQTTEWSACSKTCGMGISTRVTNDNAFCRLEKQSRLCMVRPCEADLEENIKKGKKCIRTPKISKPIKFELSGCTSVKTYRAKFCGVCTDGRCCTPHRTATLPVEFKCPDGEIMKRKMMFIKTCACHYNCPGDNDIFESLYYRKMYGDMA; encoded by the exons ATGTCCGCGTCCAGCCTCGccgccgccctcctcctcctcgttgCCCTCCTCGGCCCG gACGAGGCCCGTGGGCAGGAGTGCAGCGGGCAGTGCCAGTGCggagccgggcccggccccAGCTGCCCCGCCGGCGTCTCCCTGGTGCTCGACGGCTGCGGCTGCTGCCGGGTGTGCGCCAAGCAGCTGGGCGAGCTGTGCACCGAGCGCGACCCCTGCGACCACCACAAGGGGCTCTTCTGCGACTTCGGCTCCCCCGCCAACCGCAGGATCGGCGTCTGCACCG CTCGGGACGGCGCCCCGTGTGTCTTCGGCGGCATGGTGTACCGGAGCGGGGAGTCCTTCCAGAGCAGCTGCAAGTACCAGTGCACCTGCCTGGACGGGGCGGTGGGCTGCGTGCCCCTCTGCAGCATGGACGTGCGCCTGCCCAGCCCCGACTGCCCCTTCCCGCGGAGAGTGAAGCTCCCCGGCAAGTGCTGTGAGGAGTGGGTCTGCGATGAGCCCAAGGAGCAGACCGCTGTGGGACCTGCTCTCGCCG CTTACAGGCTGGAAGACACTTACGGTCCAGACCCGACCATGATGCGTGCCAACTGCCTGGTGCAGACCACTGAATGGAGTGCCTGCTCCAAGACCTGCGGCATGGGCATCTCAACCAGGGTCACCAACGATAATGCCTTCTGCAGACTGGAGAAACAGAGCAGGCTCTGCATGGTCAGACCTTGTGAAGCGGACCTGGAGGAGAACATCAAG AAAGGCAAGAAGTGCATTCGCACTCCCAAAATCTCCAAGCCCATCAAGTTTGAGCTGTCTGGCTGCACCAGTGTGAAGACCTACAGAGCTAAGTTCTGTGGTGTCTGCACTGATGGGCGCTGCTGCACACCCCACAGAACAGCCACCCTCCCTGTGGAGTTCAAGTGCCCTGATGGGGAGatcatgaaaaggaaaatgatgttCATCAAGACCTGCGCATGCCACTACAACTGCCCTGGAGACAACGACATCTTTGAGTCTCTGTACTACAGAAAGATGTATGGAGACATGGCATAA